The Papaver somniferum cultivar HN1 chromosome 3, ASM357369v1, whole genome shotgun sequence genome includes a region encoding these proteins:
- the LOC113356889 gene encoding mannose-P-dolichol utilization defect 1 protein homolog 2-like, protein MKMEIFGIDFGCAFGSLSDGKFPEKDCLLPLISKILGYCIVAASTTVKVPQILKILKNSSVRGLSLAAFELEVVGYTIALAYCLHNGLPFSAYGELLFLLVQAIVLVAIIYYFSQPLGMKTWIPALAYCALAPTILAGQVDPVLFEALYASQHAIFFCARVPQIWENFKNKSTGELSFLTCLMNFAGSLVRVFTSLQEQAPTSMIMGSVLGIVTNGTILSQIILYQRPPAKKEKKVQ, encoded by the exons ATGAAGATGGAGATCTTTGGAATTGATTTTGGATGTGCGTTTGGATCATTGAGTGATGGAAAGTTTCCTGAGAAGGATTGTTTACTTCCATTGATATCTAAGATCCTTGGTTATTGTATCGTTGCTGCTTCTACCACTGTCAAAGTCCCACAG ATACTTAAAATTTTGAAGAACAGTAGTGTCAGGGGGCTTAGTTTGGCAGCTTTTGAGCTTGAGGTTGTTGGTTATACTATTGCTTTGGCATACTGCCTTCACAATGGACTTCCATTTTCAGCTTATGGGGAGTTGCTTTTTCTTTTAGTTCAAG CCATAGTTTTAGTTGCGATCATCTACTACTTCTCTCAACCTCTGGGGATGAAGACGTGGATCCCGGCATTAGC ATATTGTGCACTAGCTCCCACCATCCTAGCTGGTCAGGTTGACCCTGTACTTTTTGAAGCCCTGTAT GCTTCTCAGCATGCAATTTTCTTCTGCGCTAGGGTGCCACAGATATGGGAAAACTTTAAA AACAAAAGCACAGGGGAGCTCAGCTTCTTGACTTGCTTAATGAACTTTGCCGGCTCCTTGG TGAGAGTCTTTACCAGCCTCCAAGAACAAGCTCCAACAAGCA TGATTATGGGTTCTGTGCTCGGTATCGTGACGAATGGCACCATTCTCAGTCAGATAATATTATACCAGAGGCCACCagcgaagaaagagaagaaagttCAATAG
- the LOC113356892 gene encoding small RNA degrading nuclease 1-like isoform X3 — MEKIRKILALAEKEVLIDIVKNVQKRKMKGAKGEWKEFLVEYDSQLGDSLLDPNKRPPACLVAFLNTFTKEQDLEFFEKIMTYHSNRKAIEQLNKSCIDVQSSPQKLASLTFEHPEYPKCFSFPSYDEDWVMTKIGKVSKAIKSTRMLSVDCEMVLCEDKTESLVQVCVVNRNLEVKLNELVKLDKPVLDYRTQIHGINAKDLERATCSLEDIQKSMKKLLSDGVVLIGHSLDKDLKALKVDHSRVIDTSLIFKYPEGHTHKRPSLNHLCKTVLGYDLRESGAPHNCLADAQAAMKLVLAKLENKFDVVIPLKIKEVLESDGVIPLKRKKVFEIESVELFFHEVPIAVPQKQLRRLFPEDSTVKLQASLTGDAYNSSAVFKDSMEACNAFESFKGEEGKDSSGVPQKLISLDIKYGKRAGSVSFYVHKVLKKVSSDKNPADEGSIQFEETKEQNKKPIKNSDQRDQVKEIQRLKKDLSDRSPADKRSIQVEETKDQNKKQKKHSDQCDHDEEIQRLKKEIKGRESELTKAHNIMADLIKKRGL, encoded by the exons ATGGAGAAGATTCGGAAAATTTTAGCATTAGCAGAGAAGGAG GTGCTTATTGACATTGTGAAAAATGTACAAAAGAGAAAAATGAAGGGTGCAAAAGGAGAATGGAAGGAATTTTTAGTAGAGTATGATTCACAATTAGGCGACAGTTTATTGGATCCTAATAAAAGGCCACCTGCTTGCTTGGTTGCATTTTTGAATACGTTTACGAAAGAGCAAGATTTAGAG ttttttgaaaaaataatgaCGTACCATTCTAATCGTAAAGCAATTGAGCAACTGAATAAGAGCTGTATTGATGTTCAATCCTCTCCTCAG AAGCTGGCAAGCTTAACATTTGAACACCCCGAATATCCAAagtgtttttcattcccatcttaTGATGAG GACTGGGTAATGACGAAGATAGGTAAAGTTTCTAAAGCAATTAAGTCCACCAGAATGCTTTCTGTTGATTGTGAAATGGTTCTTTGTGAAGATAAAACAGAATCTCTAGTACAAGTGTGTGTTGTGAATCGAAATTTAGAG GTTAAGCTCAATGAACTTGTAAAACTCGATAAACCTGTTTTAGATTATAGAACCCAGATTCATGGAATCAATGCTAAGGATTTGGAAAGAGCTACTTGTTCGTTAGAAGATATACAG AAATCAATGAAAAAACTGTTATCCGATGGAGTCGTTTTAATTGGCCACAGTTTGGATAAGGATCTAAAAG CATTGAAAGTGGATCATTCGAGGGTGATCGACACATCATTAATTTTTAAATATCCTGAAGGGCATACTCACAAGAGGCCTTCGTTGAATCATCTCTGCAAG ACTGTGCTTGGTTATGATCTTAGGGAAAGTGGTGCTCCTCATAATTGTCTAGCCGATGCACAGGCTGCAATGAAATTAGTTCTTGCCAAGCTGGAAAATAAATTTGATGTAGTCATTCCCTTGAAAATCAAAGAG GTGCTCGAGAGTGATGGAGTCATTcccttgaaaagaaaaaag GTGTTCGAGATTGAATCGGTAGAGCTTTTCTTTCATGAGGTACCTATAGCGGTTCCCCAGAAACAATTGAGAAGACTATTTCCCGAGGACTCTACTGTCAAACTTCAG GCGAGCTTGACCGGTGATGCTTATAATTCTTCTGCTGTTTTCAAAGATTCAATGGAGGCATGTAATGCATTTGAAAGTTTCAAAGGGGAAGAAGGAAAG gaCTCATCTGGAGTTCCTCAAAAACTAATCTCCCTTGACATCAAGTATGGAAAACGTGCCGGTTCTGTCAGTTTCTATGTTCATAAAGTTTTAAAAAAGGTTTCATCTGACAAAAATCCTGCAGACGAAGGATCTATTCAATTTGAGGAAACCAAGGAACAGAACAAGAAACCAATAAAAAACTCAGATCAACGTGATCAAGTCAAAGAGATTCAAAGATTAAAAAAGGATTTATCTGACAGAAGTCCTGCCGACAAAAGATCTATTCAAGTTGAGGAAACCAAGGAtcagaacaagaaacaaaagaaaCACTCAGATCAATGTGATCATGACGAAGAGATTCAAAGATTGAAAAAAGAAATCAAGGGAAGGGAGTCTGAACTCACTAAAGCTCATAATATCATGGCTGATCTTATAAAGAAACGTGGACTCTGA
- the LOC113356892 gene encoding small RNA degrading nuclease 1-like isoform X1 encodes MEKIRKILALAEKEVLIDIVKNVQKRKMKGAKGEWKEFLVEYDSQLGDSLLDPNKRPPACLVAFLNTFTKEQDLEFFEKIMTYHSNRKAIEQLNKSCIDVQSSPQKLASLTFEHPEYPKCFSFPSYDEDWVMTKIGKVSKAIKSTRMLSVDCEMVLCEDKTESLVQVCVVNRNLEVKLNELVKLDKPVLDYRTQIHGINAKDLERATCSLEDIQKSMKKLLSDGVVLIGHSLDKDLKALKVDHSRVIDTSLIFKYPEGHTHKRPSLNHLCKTVLGYDLRESGAPHNCLADAQAAMKLVLAKLENKFDVVIPLKIKEVLESDGVIPLKRKKVLESDGVVPLKTKDVLESDGFVPMKSKDVFEIESVELFFHEVPIAVPQKQLRRLFPEDSTVKLQASLTGDAYNSSAVFKDSMEACNAFESFKGEEGKDSSGVPQKLISLDIKYGKRAGSVSFYVHKVLKKVSSDKNPADEGSIQFEETKEQNKKPIKNSDQRDQVKEIQRLKKDLSDRSPADKRSIQVEETKDQNKKQKKHSDQCDHDEEIQRLKKEIKGRESELTKAHNIMADLIKKRGL; translated from the exons ATGGAGAAGATTCGGAAAATTTTAGCATTAGCAGAGAAGGAG GTGCTTATTGACATTGTGAAAAATGTACAAAAGAGAAAAATGAAGGGTGCAAAAGGAGAATGGAAGGAATTTTTAGTAGAGTATGATTCACAATTAGGCGACAGTTTATTGGATCCTAATAAAAGGCCACCTGCTTGCTTGGTTGCATTTTTGAATACGTTTACGAAAGAGCAAGATTTAGAG ttttttgaaaaaataatgaCGTACCATTCTAATCGTAAAGCAATTGAGCAACTGAATAAGAGCTGTATTGATGTTCAATCCTCTCCTCAG AAGCTGGCAAGCTTAACATTTGAACACCCCGAATATCCAAagtgtttttcattcccatcttaTGATGAG GACTGGGTAATGACGAAGATAGGTAAAGTTTCTAAAGCAATTAAGTCCACCAGAATGCTTTCTGTTGATTGTGAAATGGTTCTTTGTGAAGATAAAACAGAATCTCTAGTACAAGTGTGTGTTGTGAATCGAAATTTAGAG GTTAAGCTCAATGAACTTGTAAAACTCGATAAACCTGTTTTAGATTATAGAACCCAGATTCATGGAATCAATGCTAAGGATTTGGAAAGAGCTACTTGTTCGTTAGAAGATATACAG AAATCAATGAAAAAACTGTTATCCGATGGAGTCGTTTTAATTGGCCACAGTTTGGATAAGGATCTAAAAG CATTGAAAGTGGATCATTCGAGGGTGATCGACACATCATTAATTTTTAAATATCCTGAAGGGCATACTCACAAGAGGCCTTCGTTGAATCATCTCTGCAAG ACTGTGCTTGGTTATGATCTTAGGGAAAGTGGTGCTCCTCATAATTGTCTAGCCGATGCACAGGCTGCAATGAAATTAGTTCTTGCCAAGCTGGAAAATAAATTTGATGTAGTCATTCCCTTGAAAATCAAAGAG GTGCTCGAGAGTGATGGAGTCATTcccttgaaaagaaaaaag GTGCTTGAGAGTGATGGAGTCGTTCCCTTGAAAACCAAAGAT GTGCTCGAGAGTGATGGATTCGTTCCCATGAAAAGCAAAGAT GTGTTCGAGATTGAATCGGTAGAGCTTTTCTTTCATGAGGTACCTATAGCGGTTCCCCAGAAACAATTGAGAAGACTATTTCCCGAGGACTCTACTGTCAAACTTCAG GCGAGCTTGACCGGTGATGCTTATAATTCTTCTGCTGTTTTCAAAGATTCAATGGAGGCATGTAATGCATTTGAAAGTTTCAAAGGGGAAGAAGGAAAG gaCTCATCTGGAGTTCCTCAAAAACTAATCTCCCTTGACATCAAGTATGGAAAACGTGCCGGTTCTGTCAGTTTCTATGTTCATAAAGTTTTAAAAAAGGTTTCATCTGACAAAAATCCTGCAGACGAAGGATCTATTCAATTTGAGGAAACCAAGGAACAGAACAAGAAACCAATAAAAAACTCAGATCAACGTGATCAAGTCAAAGAGATTCAAAGATTAAAAAAGGATTTATCTGACAGAAGTCCTGCCGACAAAAGATCTATTCAAGTTGAGGAAACCAAGGAtcagaacaagaaacaaaagaaaCACTCAGATCAATGTGATCATGACGAAGAGATTCAAAGATTGAAAAAAGAAATCAAGGGAAGGGAGTCTGAACTCACTAAAGCTCATAATATCATGGCTGATCTTATAAAGAAACGTGGACTCTGA
- the LOC113356892 gene encoding small RNA degrading nuclease 1-like isoform X2, which produces MEKIRKILALAEKEVLIDIVKNVQKRKMKGAKGEWKEFLVEYDSQLGDSLLDPNKRPPACLVAFLNTFTKEQDLEFFEKIMTYHSNRKAIEQLNKSCIDVQSSPQKLASLTFEHPEYPKCFSFPSYDEDWVMTKIGKVSKAIKSTRMLSVDCEMVLCEDKTESLVQVCVVNRNLEVKLNELVKLDKPVLDYRTQIHGINAKDLERATCSLEDIQKSMKKLLSDGVVLIGHSLDKDLKALKVDHSRVIDTSLIFKYPEGHTHKRPSLNHLCKTVLGYDLRESGAPHNCLADAQAAMKLVLAKLENKFDVVIPLKIKEVLESDGVIPLKRKKVLESDGFVPMKSKDVFEIESVELFFHEVPIAVPQKQLRRLFPEDSTVKLQASLTGDAYNSSAVFKDSMEACNAFESFKGEEGKDSSGVPQKLISLDIKYGKRAGSVSFYVHKVLKKVSSDKNPADEGSIQFEETKEQNKKPIKNSDQRDQVKEIQRLKKDLSDRSPADKRSIQVEETKDQNKKQKKHSDQCDHDEEIQRLKKEIKGRESELTKAHNIMADLIKKRGL; this is translated from the exons ATGGAGAAGATTCGGAAAATTTTAGCATTAGCAGAGAAGGAG GTGCTTATTGACATTGTGAAAAATGTACAAAAGAGAAAAATGAAGGGTGCAAAAGGAGAATGGAAGGAATTTTTAGTAGAGTATGATTCACAATTAGGCGACAGTTTATTGGATCCTAATAAAAGGCCACCTGCTTGCTTGGTTGCATTTTTGAATACGTTTACGAAAGAGCAAGATTTAGAG ttttttgaaaaaataatgaCGTACCATTCTAATCGTAAAGCAATTGAGCAACTGAATAAGAGCTGTATTGATGTTCAATCCTCTCCTCAG AAGCTGGCAAGCTTAACATTTGAACACCCCGAATATCCAAagtgtttttcattcccatcttaTGATGAG GACTGGGTAATGACGAAGATAGGTAAAGTTTCTAAAGCAATTAAGTCCACCAGAATGCTTTCTGTTGATTGTGAAATGGTTCTTTGTGAAGATAAAACAGAATCTCTAGTACAAGTGTGTGTTGTGAATCGAAATTTAGAG GTTAAGCTCAATGAACTTGTAAAACTCGATAAACCTGTTTTAGATTATAGAACCCAGATTCATGGAATCAATGCTAAGGATTTGGAAAGAGCTACTTGTTCGTTAGAAGATATACAG AAATCAATGAAAAAACTGTTATCCGATGGAGTCGTTTTAATTGGCCACAGTTTGGATAAGGATCTAAAAG CATTGAAAGTGGATCATTCGAGGGTGATCGACACATCATTAATTTTTAAATATCCTGAAGGGCATACTCACAAGAGGCCTTCGTTGAATCATCTCTGCAAG ACTGTGCTTGGTTATGATCTTAGGGAAAGTGGTGCTCCTCATAATTGTCTAGCCGATGCACAGGCTGCAATGAAATTAGTTCTTGCCAAGCTGGAAAATAAATTTGATGTAGTCATTCCCTTGAAAATCAAAGAG GTGCTCGAGAGTGATGGAGTCATTcccttgaaaagaaaaaag GTGCTCGAGAGTGATGGATTCGTTCCCATGAAAAGCAAAGAT GTGTTCGAGATTGAATCGGTAGAGCTTTTCTTTCATGAGGTACCTATAGCGGTTCCCCAGAAACAATTGAGAAGACTATTTCCCGAGGACTCTACTGTCAAACTTCAG GCGAGCTTGACCGGTGATGCTTATAATTCTTCTGCTGTTTTCAAAGATTCAATGGAGGCATGTAATGCATTTGAAAGTTTCAAAGGGGAAGAAGGAAAG gaCTCATCTGGAGTTCCTCAAAAACTAATCTCCCTTGACATCAAGTATGGAAAACGTGCCGGTTCTGTCAGTTTCTATGTTCATAAAGTTTTAAAAAAGGTTTCATCTGACAAAAATCCTGCAGACGAAGGATCTATTCAATTTGAGGAAACCAAGGAACAGAACAAGAAACCAATAAAAAACTCAGATCAACGTGATCAAGTCAAAGAGATTCAAAGATTAAAAAAGGATTTATCTGACAGAAGTCCTGCCGACAAAAGATCTATTCAAGTTGAGGAAACCAAGGAtcagaacaagaaacaaaagaaaCACTCAGATCAATGTGATCATGACGAAGAGATTCAAAGATTGAAAAAAGAAATCAAGGGAAGGGAGTCTGAACTCACTAAAGCTCATAATATCATGGCTGATCTTATAAAGAAACGTGGACTCTGA
- the LOC113356893 gene encoding protein SRC2 homolog, which yields MQSPPSSYPYQTPPSMTVSGIHGQTLEVTVVGCNRLKDTEWISRQDPYVILEYGTTKFRTRTCTDGGKNPKFQEKFIFSLVEGLHELQISVWNSNTITFDDFIGSGKVQLHKVLTHGYDDTPWPIQSKHGRCTGETRLILHYANAANKLATNFGPSAPPYSTPSTPYGSPPPCAAPYLPCPIPYPYPSAYPPSGYPPSATGYPPPPLPYPPTAYPPPYPPPLQGTSYYLPGPYTGPYPPPPY from the exons atgcaatCTCCACCATCTTCATATCCATATCAAACACCGCCATCCATGACCGTTTCTGGCATTCATGGCCAAACCCTTGAAGTTACAG TTGTTGGTTGTAACAGATTGAAAGACACGGAATGGATTTCAAGACAGGATCCTTACGTAATTCTTGAATATGGGACTACAAAGTTTAGAACCAGGACATGTACAG ATGGAGGTAAGAACCCAAAATTTCAAGAGAAGTTCATCTTTTCTCTTGTTGAAGGGCTGCACGAACTACAAATTTCTGTGTGGAACAGCAATACCATCACCTTTGACGATTTCATCGGCAGTGGAAA GGTTCAACTCCACAAGGTTCTGACCCATGGCTATGATGACACCCCCTGGCCGATACAAAGTAAACATGGGAG ATGCACTGGTGAAACCCGGCTCATACTTCACTATGCTAATGCTGCCAAT AAACTTGCAACAAACTTCGGACCATCTGCGCCGCCATATTCAACACCCAGTACACCATATGGCTCTCCACCTCCATGTGCAGCCCCATACCTTCCGTGCCCCATTCCTTACCCCTATCCATCAGCTTATCCACCTTCAGGCTACCCTCCTTCAGCTACTGGATATCCTCCTCCCCCTCTACCATACCCACCTACAGCCTATCCTCCCCCATATCCTCCTCCACTGCAAGGAACATCTTACTACTTACCAG GCCCATACACGGGACCATACCCTCCACCTCCTTACTAA
- the LOC113356894 gene encoding phosphatidylinositol 3,4,5-trisphosphate 3-phosphatase and protein-tyrosine-phosphatase PTEN2A-like, with product MESDSSPAVRAPGAQVPLAPRQDSSPREGPSILSASGLSSWAKSLKIQQPSPEAPEGSQTSSAKATLARLTSGLGLRSSPKAAVPDETEGTSSNAQPGVFESLAKGFVDSSKSTVKAVQVKARHMVSQNKRRYQEGEFDLDMTYITENIIAMGFPAGDMSSGFFGYVEGFYRNHMEEVMKFFETHHKDKYKVYNLCSERLYDASLFEGKVACFPFDDHNCPPIQLITSFCQSAYSWLKEDLENVVVVHCKAGMARTGLMISSLLLYLKFFPTAEESMDYYNQKRCVDGKGLVLPSQIRYVKYFDRILTYFNGENQPGRRCMLRGFRLHRCPYWIRPSITVSDHNGVLLSTKKHHRTKDLMPEDLWFSAPRKGVMVFALPGEPGLTELAGDFKIEFHDRQGDFYCWLNTTMIENRKILNTSDLDGFNKRKLPSPGILLEVVLVNCDDSIQTTPTTADDTNKGMGGSSASIPANIDDREATIPDMSKSISSTDKDDVFSDGETEETGHANRQAQVASKEAAATGLTADSKPSSAVEEVASISHKTEQVSLKSNGSPETPAATVRQSSEEGSTSVEASTEGISDFKAIAADTSVFSFGDEDDYESD from the exons ATGGAATCGGATTCTTCGCCTGCTGTAAGAGCTCCTGGTGCTCAAGTTCCTCTTGCTCCCAGGCAAGATAGTTCTCCACGTGAAGGACCATCCATATTATCTGCTTCTGGCCTATCATCTTGGGCAAAAAGCTTAAAAATCCAACAGCCTTCGCCGGAGGCTCCGGAAGGTTCACAGACAAGCTCTGCAAAGGCAACTCTTGCACGTCTTACCAGTGGGTTGGGCTTGAGATCATCTCCAAAAGCTGCTGTTCCAGATGAAACTGAGGGAACCTCATCAAATGCACAACCTGGAGTTTTTGAGTCCCTTGCAAAAGGTTTTGTTGACTCATCCAAGAGTACGGTGAAGGCTGTCCAGGTCAAGGCTCGCCATATGGTCTCACAAAACAAAAGAAGGTATCAG GAAGGAGAGTTTGATTTGGATATGACGTATATCACTGAAAATATTATTGCTATGGGGTTTCCTGCTGGTGATATGAGCTCTGGGTTTTTTGGATATGTTGAG GGATTCTACAGGAaccacatggaagaagtaatgaaGTTTTTTGAAACTCATCACAAG GACAAGTACAAGGTATATAATCTTTGTTCAGAAAGGCTGTATGATGCTTCATTATTTGAGGGAAAG GTTGCTTGTTTCCCATTTGATGACCATAACTGCCCTCCAATTCAACTCATTACATCATTTTGTCAAAGTGCATATTCATGGTTAAAAGAAGACTTAGAAAATGTGGTTGTTGTTCATTGTAAAGCTGGCATGGCAAGGACAGGATTGATGATCTCTAGCCTTCTTCTATACCTGAAG TTCTTTCCAACAGCCGAGGAATCAATGGACTACTACAACCAGAAAAGATGTGTGGACGGCAAAGGACTTGTTCTTCCGAGTCAGATT AGGTATGTCAAATACTTCGACCGCATCTTAACATATTTCAATGGAGAAAATCAGCCTGGACGCAG ATGCATGCTTAGGGGATTTCGGCTTCACAGGTGTCCTTACTGGATAAGACCCTCCATTACTGTTTCTGATCATAATG GTGTTCTTTTGTCTACGAAGAAGCACCATAGAACCAAGGATTTGATG CCAGAAGATTTGTGGTTTAGTGCTCCAAGGAAAGGCGTCATGGTTTTTGCTCTACCAGGGGAGCCTGGTCTAACAGAGTTGGCTGGCGATTTCAAAATCGAATTCCATGATCGCCAAGGGGATTTCTACTG TTGGTTGAATACGACAATGATAGAAAATAGAAAAATCTTAAACACCTCGGATCTTGATGGATTTAACAAG AGAAAACTGCCTTCCCCAGGAATTCTGCTTGAGGTTGTGCTGGTAAACTGTGATGATAGTATTCAAACAACCCCCACTACTGCTGATGACACCAACAAGGGAATGGGAGGAAGTTCAGCTAGTATTCCTGCCAACATTGATGATCGGGAAGCTACAATACCAGATATGAGTAAAAGCATCAGTAGCACTGATAAGGATGATGTATTCTCAGATGGTGAGACAGAAGAAACTGGTCATGCAAATAGACAAGCTCAAGTTGCTTCCAAGGAAGCTGCAGCTACTGGTCTTACTGCAGATTCCAAACCAAGCTCAGCTGTTGAGGAAGTGGCAAGCATATCACATAAAACTGAACAAGTTTCATTGAAAAGCAATGGATCCCCAGAAACCCCAGCTGCAACTGTACGTCAGAGTAGTGAAGAAGGCTCAACAAGCGTTGAGGCATCAACAGAAGGGATAAGTGACTTCAAGGCAATTGCAGCAGATACTTCTGTTTTCAGCTTTGGTGATGAGGACGATTATGAAAGCGACTGA
- the LOC113356896 gene encoding protein RER1A-like has translation MESGVGAVGSDENQSSGGFFSEWSNGVSRKYQYLLDKSTPHVLRRWIGFGFVAVIYMIRVYFLQGFYIISYGLGIYILNLLIAFLSPQVDPEIQDITGDDGPTLPTRGSDEFRPFVRRLPEFKFWYSITKAFCIAFVMTFFSAFDVPVFWPILLFYWLVLFFLTMKRQILHMIKYRYVPFSLGKQRYTGKKVVNDDTSS, from the exons ATGGAATCTGGTGTTGGTGCTGTCGGTAGTGACGAAAATCAATCATCAGGAGGATTTTTTTCTGAGTGGAGTAATGGAGTATCAAGAAAATATCAATATTTATTAGATAAATCAACACCACATGTTTTGAGACGTTGGATCGGATTCGGTTTTGTTGCTGTGATTTATATGATTCGTGTGTATTTTCTTCAAGGGTTTTATATAATTTCTTATGGACTTGGGATTTAtattctcaatctcttgattgCATTTTTATCAccacaagttgatccagaaattcaagataTTACCGGTGATGATGGTCCAACACTTCCTACTAGAGGTTCTGATGAATTTCGTCCCTTTGTTCGTCGTCTTCCTGAATTCAAATTCTG GTATTCGATCACAAAAGCATTCTGCATTGCTTTTGTTATGACATTCTTCAGCGCATTTGACGTGCCTGTGTTTTGGCCAATACTTCTCTTTTACTGGCTGGTGCTCTTTTTCCTCACCATGAAGAGACAAATATTGCACATGATCAAATACAGATATGTTCCATTTTCCCTGGGCAAGCAG CGGTACACGGGAAAGAAAGTAGTTAATGACGATACGTCTTCTTAG
- the LOC113356895 gene encoding uncharacterized protein LOC113356895 yields the protein MEGRAPMLNCLLQQTLRNLCSCSDASKWVYAVFWRILPRNYPPPKWDFGGSFLDRSKGSNRNWILAWEDGYCDFLECDRAGSDYSKGRFGAHVFFKMSHEVYNYGEGLIGKTAAENSHKWVFRENSVDKDNHHQSSWNGSNDSQPRAWDFQFSSGIQTIAIISVREGLIQLGSLEKVMEDLNLVINVQRIFSYLHSIPSAYTMQRPYLMPPHSYPNTFKLHTQMTDFCMDDEKLQLRGGKRCYGDGIEDGYPNKSMNIGWNSPHVNSEGGIPFCSMPSLLPTTNMSCSLEVLLSKLPSVIPSDSGTRDCAKYDNNESCNLDILGLGTNGGSGDELSEISRIKSEALVSNDDEDGEEKPGNQILNLNSSLEL from the exons atggaaggcCGGGCTCCCATGCTCAATTGTCTCTTGCAACAAACACTGAGAAATCTATGTTCTTGTTCAGATGCTTCAAAGTGGGTTTATGCAGTCTTTTGGAGGATCCTGCCTAGGAATTATCCACCACCCAA GTGGGATTTTGGAGGCAGTTTTCTTGATCGTTCTAAAGGAAGCAACAGGAACTG gATTCTAGCATGGGAAGATGGGTATTGTGACTTTTTGGAATGTGATAGAGCTGGAAGTGACTACAGTAAAGGAAGATTTGGAGCTCATGTTTTCTTTAAGATGTCTCATGAAGTTTATAACTATGGAGAAGG ATTAATAGGAAAAACTGCAGCAGAAAATAGTCACAAGTGGGTATTTAGAGAAAACTCAGTTGATAAAGATAATCACCATCAATCTTCTTGGAACGGATCAAATGACTCT CAACCAAGAGCATGGGATTTTCAGTTCAGTTCAGGCATTCAA aCTATTGCTATCATTTCAGTTAGAGAAGGCTTAATTCAACTAGGCTCACTAGAAAAG GTTATGGAAGATCTCAATTTAGTGATCAACGTACAAAGGATATTCAGCTACCTTCACAGCATACCAAGTGCATACACAATGCAAAGACCATATCTAATGCCTCCTCATTCATACCCAAACACATTCAAGCTCCATACCCAAATGACAGATTTCTGTATGGATGATGAGAAGCTTCAATTGAGAGGAGGAAAAAGATGTTATGGAGATGGAATTGAAGATGGATATCCAAACAAATCCATGAACATTGGATGGAATAGTCCACATGTTAACAGTGAAGGAGGAATTCCATTTTGTTCAATGCCATCTCTTCTGCCAACTACTAATATGTCTTGTAGTCTTGAAGTTCTGTTATCTAAACTACCATCAGTGATTCCTTCAGATTCCGGCACTAGAGACTGTGCCAAGTACGATAATAATGAAAGCTGCAACTTGGATATTCTGGGATTGGGTACTAATGGTGGCAGTGGTGATGAGTTATCAGAAATTTCTCGAATAAAATCTGAAGCATTGGTATCAAACGATGATGAAGATGGTGAGGAAAAACCTGGAAATCAAATTTTAAATCTTAATTCAAGTTTGGAACTGTAA